The following are encoded together in the Oncorhynchus gorbuscha isolate QuinsamMale2020 ecotype Even-year linkage group LG03, OgorEven_v1.0, whole genome shotgun sequence genome:
- the LOC124032227 gene encoding uncharacterized protein LOC124032227: MAFWHLVERAAETKFIRVTSTNPSETSVTRRKPQKDLAHRFSIHQLTVSRIIISWSNFLYCLLGSARIWIPKKTVKAHLPPEFKDYPDTQIVIDCTELRCQTPSSLLLQSEVFSSYKSHCTFKGMLGMSPHGAVTFESSLYAESVSDEEIFKQSGMISLLTPDMAIMVNKGFLVDYIVPCKVYRPAFLSRRTQMPAHEVRETQSIARLRVHVERMICRVKEHKLFDTVIPLTISGSINQLFAVACLLVNYQNGPLVRAWAKPV, from the exons ATGGCCTTCTGGCACTTGGTTGAGCGGGCAGCAGAGACCAAGTTTATAAGAGTCACAAGCACCAATCCATCTGAAACAAGTGTTACTCGAAGAAAACCG CAGAAGGACTTAGCCCATCGGTTCAGCATCCACCAATTGACAGTGAGCCGGATTATCATCTCTTGGTCCAACTTCCTCTACTGTCTGCTTGGATCAGCACGGATATGGATCCCCAAGAAAACCGTAAAAGCCCACCTGCCACCTGAGTTCAAGGACTATCCAGACACCCAGATAGTGATCGACTGCACTGAACTCCGCTGCCAGACACCATCTTCACTACTactgcagagtgaggtgtttTCTTCCTACAAGTCACACTGTACCTTTAAGGGCATGTTGGGAATGTCACCACATGGAGCTGTCACTTTTGAGTCATCGTTGTATGCTGAATCTGTGAGTGACGAGGAGATCTTCAAGCAGTCTGGAATGATTTCCTTACTCACCCCTGACATGGCCATTATGGTGAATAAGGGATTTCTCGTAGATTACATTGTTCCGTGCAAGGTCTACCGGCCAGCCTTTCTGTCAAGACGCACACAGATGCCAGCGCATGAGGTTAGGGAGACCCAATCCATTGCCAGGCTGAGAGTGCATGTTGAAAGAATGATCTGCAGAGTAAAGGAGCACAAGCTGTTTGACACAGTCATCCCCCTGACCATCTCAGGCAGCATCAACCAATTATTTGCAGTGGCGTGCCTGTTGGTCAACTATCAAAATGGACCTTTGGTCAGAGCATGGGCCAAGCCAGTGTAA